In Populus alba chromosome 1, ASM523922v2, whole genome shotgun sequence, a single window of DNA contains:
- the LOC118036758 gene encoding uncharacterized protein isoform X4, whose product MSRPKFYDAQKDFLVGCGTGDELNNGWVNDQIPILDQYSAQPEEHGANTFRPPAPADHAHFQPVNTQINHNQSVQPDAYPLPFGTATSYAMEHRLVNNVQLPHQWDQPQDFVLLNLGTAGAIYRVNPSISAQMNLPPLAIPGSSQSSNISNADHEKRLRKQESDRKSRAKKEQMRRENEERLVKVTKENNELRKYNATLKDGEVEMKRTLKNFEQKVSYFEKEVRHLNNKLKGQNTKVDVLSEKLVASSETTVLVEEKKRLKRKNELLMTRLNNPDIMQTVELVEEIEKWKLKAKRLQIINEALCDKMNNDEH is encoded by the exons ATGTCTCGCCCAAAGTTCTATGACGCTCAaa AAGACTTCTTGGTCGGGTGTGGTACTGGTGATGAACTGAACAACGGATGGGTGAATGATCAAATACCCATATTGGACCAATATTCGGCTCAGCCAGAAG AACATGGAGCAAATACGTTTCGACCGCCAGCTCCGGCCGATCATGCGCACTTCCAACCGGTGAACACTCAAATAAACCATAACCAGTCAGTTCAACCTGATG CATACCCACTTCCGTTTGGGACAGCTACTAGTTATGCAATGGAACATCGATTGGTGAATAATGTTCAACTCCCTCATCAGTGGGATCAGCCACAAG ATTTTGTTCTTCTAAATCTGGGAACTGCAGGTGCTATTTACAGGGTGAATCCCTCCATTAGTGCTCAGATGAACCTTCCCCCGTTGGCTATACCAGGAAGTTCTCAGTCTTCAAACATAAGCAATGCTGATCATGAGAAAAGATTAAGGAAACAAGAGAGTGACAGGAAATCTCGGGCAAAAAAGGAG CAAATGAGAAGAGAAAACGAGGAAAGGTTGGTTAAGGTTACCAAAGAGAACAACGAATTAAGGAAATACAATGCCACCTTAAAAGATGGAGAAGTTGAGATGAAAAGAACACTGAAGAATTTCGAACAGAAAGTTAGCTACTTCGAGAAAGAAGTTAGGCACTTGAATAACAAGCTTAAAGGCCAAAACACAAAGGTGGACGTGCTTTCTGAGAAACTA GTTGCTAGCTCTGAAACTACTGTTcttgtggaagaaaaaaaacggcTTAAGCGCAAAAATGAGCTGCTAATGACTCGATTGAATAATCCAGACATCATGCAAACAGTCGAGCTTGTCGAAGAGATTGAGAAGTGGAAACTTAAAGCCAAGAGACTCCAGATTATAAACGAAGCTTTGTGTGACAAGATGAATAATGACGAACATTAA
- the LOC118036758 gene encoding uncharacterized protein isoform X3 — MSRPKFYDAQKDFLVGCGTGDELNNGWVNDQIPILDQYSAQPEEHGANTFRPPAPADHAHFQPVNTQINHNQSVQPDGRNSDHSSYETYTNVSPWAYPLPFGTATSYAMEHRLVNNVQLPHQWDQPQGAIYRVNPSISAQMNLPPLAIPGSSQSSNISNADHEKRLRKQESDRKSRAKKEQMRRENEERLVKVTKENNELRKYNATLKDGEVEMKRTLKNFEQKVSYFEKEVRHLNNKLKGQNTKVDVLSEKLVASSETTVLVEEKKRLKRKNELLMTRLNNPDIMQTVELVEEIEKWKLKAKRLQIINEALCDKMNNDEH, encoded by the exons ATGTCTCGCCCAAAGTTCTATGACGCTCAaa AAGACTTCTTGGTCGGGTGTGGTACTGGTGATGAACTGAACAACGGATGGGTGAATGATCAAATACCCATATTGGACCAATATTCGGCTCAGCCAGAAG AACATGGAGCAAATACGTTTCGACCGCCAGCTCCGGCCGATCATGCGCACTTCCAACCGGTGAACACTCAAATAAACCATAACCAGTCAGTTCAACCTGATGGTAGGAATTCTGATCACTCATCGTATGAAACATACACAAACGTATCACCATGGGC ATACCCACTTCCGTTTGGGACAGCTACTAGTTATGCAATGGAACATCGATTGGTGAATAATGTTCAACTCCCTCATCAGTGGGATCAGCCACAAG GTGCTATTTACAGGGTGAATCCCTCCATTAGTGCTCAGATGAACCTTCCCCCGTTGGCTATACCAGGAAGTTCTCAGTCTTCAAACATAAGCAATGCTGATCATGAGAAAAGATTAAGGAAACAAGAGAGTGACAGGAAATCTCGGGCAAAAAAGGAG CAAATGAGAAGAGAAAACGAGGAAAGGTTGGTTAAGGTTACCAAAGAGAACAACGAATTAAGGAAATACAATGCCACCTTAAAAGATGGAGAAGTTGAGATGAAAAGAACACTGAAGAATTTCGAACAGAAAGTTAGCTACTTCGAGAAAGAAGTTAGGCACTTGAATAACAAGCTTAAAGGCCAAAACACAAAGGTGGACGTGCTTTCTGAGAAACTA GTTGCTAGCTCTGAAACTACTGTTcttgtggaagaaaaaaaacggcTTAAGCGCAAAAATGAGCTGCTAATGACTCGATTGAATAATCCAGACATCATGCAAACAGTCGAGCTTGTCGAAGAGATTGAGAAGTGGAAACTTAAAGCCAAGAGACTCCAGATTATAAACGAAGCTTTGTGTGACAAGATGAATAATGACGAACATTAA
- the LOC118036758 gene encoding uncharacterized protein isoform X1 has protein sequence MSRPKFYDAQKDFLVGCGTGDELNNGWVNDQIPILDQYSAQPEEHGANTFRPPAPADHAHFQPVNTQINHNQSVQPDGRNSDHSSYETYTNVSPWAYPLPFGTATSYAMEHRLVNNVQLPHQWDQPQDFVLLNLGTAGAIYRVNPSISAQMNLPPLAIPGSSQSSNISNADHEKRLRKQESDRKSRAKKEQMRRENEERLVKVTKENNELRKYNATLKDGEVEMKRTLKNFEQKVSYFEKEVRHLNNKLKGQNTKVDVLSEKLVASSETTVLVEEKKRLKRKNELLMTRLNNPDIMQTVELVEEIEKWKLKAKRLQIINEALCDKMNNDEH, from the exons ATGTCTCGCCCAAAGTTCTATGACGCTCAaa AAGACTTCTTGGTCGGGTGTGGTACTGGTGATGAACTGAACAACGGATGGGTGAATGATCAAATACCCATATTGGACCAATATTCGGCTCAGCCAGAAG AACATGGAGCAAATACGTTTCGACCGCCAGCTCCGGCCGATCATGCGCACTTCCAACCGGTGAACACTCAAATAAACCATAACCAGTCAGTTCAACCTGATGGTAGGAATTCTGATCACTCATCGTATGAAACATACACAAACGTATCACCATGGGC ATACCCACTTCCGTTTGGGACAGCTACTAGTTATGCAATGGAACATCGATTGGTGAATAATGTTCAACTCCCTCATCAGTGGGATCAGCCACAAG ATTTTGTTCTTCTAAATCTGGGAACTGCAGGTGCTATTTACAGGGTGAATCCCTCCATTAGTGCTCAGATGAACCTTCCCCCGTTGGCTATACCAGGAAGTTCTCAGTCTTCAAACATAAGCAATGCTGATCATGAGAAAAGATTAAGGAAACAAGAGAGTGACAGGAAATCTCGGGCAAAAAAGGAG CAAATGAGAAGAGAAAACGAGGAAAGGTTGGTTAAGGTTACCAAAGAGAACAACGAATTAAGGAAATACAATGCCACCTTAAAAGATGGAGAAGTTGAGATGAAAAGAACACTGAAGAATTTCGAACAGAAAGTTAGCTACTTCGAGAAAGAAGTTAGGCACTTGAATAACAAGCTTAAAGGCCAAAACACAAAGGTGGACGTGCTTTCTGAGAAACTA GTTGCTAGCTCTGAAACTACTGTTcttgtggaagaaaaaaaacggcTTAAGCGCAAAAATGAGCTGCTAATGACTCGATTGAATAATCCAGACATCATGCAAACAGTCGAGCTTGTCGAAGAGATTGAGAAGTGGAAACTTAAAGCCAAGAGACTCCAGATTATAAACGAAGCTTTGTGTGACAAGATGAATAATGACGAACATTAA
- the LOC118036758 gene encoding uncharacterized protein isoform X2: MSRPKFYDAQNFLVGCGTGDELNNGWVNDQIPILDQYSAQPEEHGANTFRPPAPADHAHFQPVNTQINHNQSVQPDGRNSDHSSYETYTNVSPWAYPLPFGTATSYAMEHRLVNNVQLPHQWDQPQDFVLLNLGTAGAIYRVNPSISAQMNLPPLAIPGSSQSSNISNADHEKRLRKQESDRKSRAKKEQMRRENEERLVKVTKENNELRKYNATLKDGEVEMKRTLKNFEQKVSYFEKEVRHLNNKLKGQNTKVDVLSEKLVASSETTVLVEEKKRLKRKNELLMTRLNNPDIMQTVELVEEIEKWKLKAKRLQIINEALCDKMNNDEH, encoded by the exons ATGTCTCGCCCAAAGTTCTATGACGCTCAaa ACTTCTTGGTCGGGTGTGGTACTGGTGATGAACTGAACAACGGATGGGTGAATGATCAAATACCCATATTGGACCAATATTCGGCTCAGCCAGAAG AACATGGAGCAAATACGTTTCGACCGCCAGCTCCGGCCGATCATGCGCACTTCCAACCGGTGAACACTCAAATAAACCATAACCAGTCAGTTCAACCTGATGGTAGGAATTCTGATCACTCATCGTATGAAACATACACAAACGTATCACCATGGGC ATACCCACTTCCGTTTGGGACAGCTACTAGTTATGCAATGGAACATCGATTGGTGAATAATGTTCAACTCCCTCATCAGTGGGATCAGCCACAAG ATTTTGTTCTTCTAAATCTGGGAACTGCAGGTGCTATTTACAGGGTGAATCCCTCCATTAGTGCTCAGATGAACCTTCCCCCGTTGGCTATACCAGGAAGTTCTCAGTCTTCAAACATAAGCAATGCTGATCATGAGAAAAGATTAAGGAAACAAGAGAGTGACAGGAAATCTCGGGCAAAAAAGGAG CAAATGAGAAGAGAAAACGAGGAAAGGTTGGTTAAGGTTACCAAAGAGAACAACGAATTAAGGAAATACAATGCCACCTTAAAAGATGGAGAAGTTGAGATGAAAAGAACACTGAAGAATTTCGAACAGAAAGTTAGCTACTTCGAGAAAGAAGTTAGGCACTTGAATAACAAGCTTAAAGGCCAAAACACAAAGGTGGACGTGCTTTCTGAGAAACTA GTTGCTAGCTCTGAAACTACTGTTcttgtggaagaaaaaaaacggcTTAAGCGCAAAAATGAGCTGCTAATGACTCGATTGAATAATCCAGACATCATGCAAACAGTCGAGCTTGTCGAAGAGATTGAGAAGTGGAAACTTAAAGCCAAGAGACTCCAGATTATAAACGAAGCTTTGTGTGACAAGATGAATAATGACGAACATTAA
- the LOC118036758 gene encoding uncharacterized protein isoform X5, with protein sequence MSRPKFYDAQKDFLVGCGTGDELNNGWVNDQIPILDQYSAQPEEHGANTFRPPAPADHAHFQPVNTQINHNQSVQPDAYPLPFGTATSYAMEHRLVNNVQLPHQWDQPQGAIYRVNPSISAQMNLPPLAIPGSSQSSNISNADHEKRLRKQESDRKSRAKKEQMRRENEERLVKVTKENNELRKYNATLKDGEVEMKRTLKNFEQKVSYFEKEVRHLNNKLKGQNTKVDVLSEKLVASSETTVLVEEKKRLKRKNELLMTRLNNPDIMQTVELVEEIEKWKLKAKRLQIINEALCDKMNNDEH encoded by the exons ATGTCTCGCCCAAAGTTCTATGACGCTCAaa AAGACTTCTTGGTCGGGTGTGGTACTGGTGATGAACTGAACAACGGATGGGTGAATGATCAAATACCCATATTGGACCAATATTCGGCTCAGCCAGAAG AACATGGAGCAAATACGTTTCGACCGCCAGCTCCGGCCGATCATGCGCACTTCCAACCGGTGAACACTCAAATAAACCATAACCAGTCAGTTCAACCTGATG CATACCCACTTCCGTTTGGGACAGCTACTAGTTATGCAATGGAACATCGATTGGTGAATAATGTTCAACTCCCTCATCAGTGGGATCAGCCACAAG GTGCTATTTACAGGGTGAATCCCTCCATTAGTGCTCAGATGAACCTTCCCCCGTTGGCTATACCAGGAAGTTCTCAGTCTTCAAACATAAGCAATGCTGATCATGAGAAAAGATTAAGGAAACAAGAGAGTGACAGGAAATCTCGGGCAAAAAAGGAG CAAATGAGAAGAGAAAACGAGGAAAGGTTGGTTAAGGTTACCAAAGAGAACAACGAATTAAGGAAATACAATGCCACCTTAAAAGATGGAGAAGTTGAGATGAAAAGAACACTGAAGAATTTCGAACAGAAAGTTAGCTACTTCGAGAAAGAAGTTAGGCACTTGAATAACAAGCTTAAAGGCCAAAACACAAAGGTGGACGTGCTTTCTGAGAAACTA GTTGCTAGCTCTGAAACTACTGTTcttgtggaagaaaaaaaacggcTTAAGCGCAAAAATGAGCTGCTAATGACTCGATTGAATAATCCAGACATCATGCAAACAGTCGAGCTTGTCGAAGAGATTGAGAAGTGGAAACTTAAAGCCAAGAGACTCCAGATTATAAACGAAGCTTTGTGTGACAAGATGAATAATGACGAACATTAA
- the LOC118036758 gene encoding uncharacterized protein isoform X7 — MSRPKFYDAQKHGANTFRPPAPADHAHFQPVNTQINHNQSVQPDAYPLPFGTATSYAMEHRLVNNVQLPHQWDQPQDFVLLNLGTAGAIYRVNPSISAQMNLPPLAIPGSSQSSNISNADHEKRLRKQESDRKSRAKKEQMRRENEERLVKVTKENNELRKYNATLKDGEVEMKRTLKNFEQKVSYFEKEVRHLNNKLKGQNTKVDVLSEKLVASSETTVLVEEKKRLKRKNELLMTRLNNPDIMQTVELVEEIEKWKLKAKRLQIINEALCDKMNNDEH; from the exons ATGTCTCGCCCAAAGTTCTATGACGCTCAaa AACATGGAGCAAATACGTTTCGACCGCCAGCTCCGGCCGATCATGCGCACTTCCAACCGGTGAACACTCAAATAAACCATAACCAGTCAGTTCAACCTGATG CATACCCACTTCCGTTTGGGACAGCTACTAGTTATGCAATGGAACATCGATTGGTGAATAATGTTCAACTCCCTCATCAGTGGGATCAGCCACAAG ATTTTGTTCTTCTAAATCTGGGAACTGCAGGTGCTATTTACAGGGTGAATCCCTCCATTAGTGCTCAGATGAACCTTCCCCCGTTGGCTATACCAGGAAGTTCTCAGTCTTCAAACATAAGCAATGCTGATCATGAGAAAAGATTAAGGAAACAAGAGAGTGACAGGAAATCTCGGGCAAAAAAGGAG CAAATGAGAAGAGAAAACGAGGAAAGGTTGGTTAAGGTTACCAAAGAGAACAACGAATTAAGGAAATACAATGCCACCTTAAAAGATGGAGAAGTTGAGATGAAAAGAACACTGAAGAATTTCGAACAGAAAGTTAGCTACTTCGAGAAAGAAGTTAGGCACTTGAATAACAAGCTTAAAGGCCAAAACACAAAGGTGGACGTGCTTTCTGAGAAACTA GTTGCTAGCTCTGAAACTACTGTTcttgtggaagaaaaaaaacggcTTAAGCGCAAAAATGAGCTGCTAATGACTCGATTGAATAATCCAGACATCATGCAAACAGTCGAGCTTGTCGAAGAGATTGAGAAGTGGAAACTTAAAGCCAAGAGACTCCAGATTATAAACGAAGCTTTGTGTGACAAGATGAATAATGACGAACATTAA
- the LOC118036758 gene encoding uncharacterized protein isoform X8 yields the protein MSRPKFYDAQKDFLVGCGTGDELNNGWVNDQIPILDQYSAQPEEHGANTFRPPAPADHAHFQPVNTQINHNQSVQPDGAIYRVNPSISAQMNLPPLAIPGSSQSSNISNADHEKRLRKQESDRKSRAKKEQMRRENEERLVKVTKENNELRKYNATLKDGEVEMKRTLKNFEQKVSYFEKEVRHLNNKLKGQNTKVDVLSEKLVASSETTVLVEEKKRLKRKNELLMTRLNNPDIMQTVELVEEIEKWKLKAKRLQIINEALCDKMNNDEH from the exons ATGTCTCGCCCAAAGTTCTATGACGCTCAaa AAGACTTCTTGGTCGGGTGTGGTACTGGTGATGAACTGAACAACGGATGGGTGAATGATCAAATACCCATATTGGACCAATATTCGGCTCAGCCAGAAG AACATGGAGCAAATACGTTTCGACCGCCAGCTCCGGCCGATCATGCGCACTTCCAACCGGTGAACACTCAAATAAACCATAACCAGTCAGTTCAACCTGATG GTGCTATTTACAGGGTGAATCCCTCCATTAGTGCTCAGATGAACCTTCCCCCGTTGGCTATACCAGGAAGTTCTCAGTCTTCAAACATAAGCAATGCTGATCATGAGAAAAGATTAAGGAAACAAGAGAGTGACAGGAAATCTCGGGCAAAAAAGGAG CAAATGAGAAGAGAAAACGAGGAAAGGTTGGTTAAGGTTACCAAAGAGAACAACGAATTAAGGAAATACAATGCCACCTTAAAAGATGGAGAAGTTGAGATGAAAAGAACACTGAAGAATTTCGAACAGAAAGTTAGCTACTTCGAGAAAGAAGTTAGGCACTTGAATAACAAGCTTAAAGGCCAAAACACAAAGGTGGACGTGCTTTCTGAGAAACTA GTTGCTAGCTCTGAAACTACTGTTcttgtggaagaaaaaaaacggcTTAAGCGCAAAAATGAGCTGCTAATGACTCGATTGAATAATCCAGACATCATGCAAACAGTCGAGCTTGTCGAAGAGATTGAGAAGTGGAAACTTAAAGCCAAGAGACTCCAGATTATAAACGAAGCTTTGTGTGACAAGATGAATAATGACGAACATTAA
- the LOC118036758 gene encoding uncharacterized protein isoform X6, translating to MSRPKFYDAQKHGANTFRPPAPADHAHFQPVNTQINHNQSVQPDGRNSDHSSYETYTNVSPWAYPLPFGTATSYAMEHRLVNNVQLPHQWDQPQDFVLLNLGTAGAIYRVNPSISAQMNLPPLAIPGSSQSSNISNADHEKRLRKQESDRKSRAKKEQMRRENEERLVKVTKENNELRKYNATLKDGEVEMKRTLKNFEQKVSYFEKEVRHLNNKLKGQNTKVDVLSEKLVASSETTVLVEEKKRLKRKNELLMTRLNNPDIMQTVELVEEIEKWKLKAKRLQIINEALCDKMNNDEH from the exons ATGTCTCGCCCAAAGTTCTATGACGCTCAaa AACATGGAGCAAATACGTTTCGACCGCCAGCTCCGGCCGATCATGCGCACTTCCAACCGGTGAACACTCAAATAAACCATAACCAGTCAGTTCAACCTGATGGTAGGAATTCTGATCACTCATCGTATGAAACATACACAAACGTATCACCATGGGC ATACCCACTTCCGTTTGGGACAGCTACTAGTTATGCAATGGAACATCGATTGGTGAATAATGTTCAACTCCCTCATCAGTGGGATCAGCCACAAG ATTTTGTTCTTCTAAATCTGGGAACTGCAGGTGCTATTTACAGGGTGAATCCCTCCATTAGTGCTCAGATGAACCTTCCCCCGTTGGCTATACCAGGAAGTTCTCAGTCTTCAAACATAAGCAATGCTGATCATGAGAAAAGATTAAGGAAACAAGAGAGTGACAGGAAATCTCGGGCAAAAAAGGAG CAAATGAGAAGAGAAAACGAGGAAAGGTTGGTTAAGGTTACCAAAGAGAACAACGAATTAAGGAAATACAATGCCACCTTAAAAGATGGAGAAGTTGAGATGAAAAGAACACTGAAGAATTTCGAACAGAAAGTTAGCTACTTCGAGAAAGAAGTTAGGCACTTGAATAACAAGCTTAAAGGCCAAAACACAAAGGTGGACGTGCTTTCTGAGAAACTA GTTGCTAGCTCTGAAACTACTGTTcttgtggaagaaaaaaaacggcTTAAGCGCAAAAATGAGCTGCTAATGACTCGATTGAATAATCCAGACATCATGCAAACAGTCGAGCTTGTCGAAGAGATTGAGAAGTGGAAACTTAAAGCCAAGAGACTCCAGATTATAAACGAAGCTTTGTGTGACAAGATGAATAATGACGAACATTAA